The Agrococcus sp. SGAir0287 DNA window GCCAAGTGAGCGGCGTCGGCGAGCGCGGCGTGCGCCAGGGCGTCGCGTTCCGTACCGAGATCGCCGACCACCTCCGCGCAGCCGGGTTTAAGAACGCCCGAGCCCGCAGCCGTGAGGAGCCCGCCGAGATCGGCGACATCCTCGACATCCCGGGCGTCGCCATCACGGTCTCGTCGCGGCTCAGCGCCCGGCACTCGGAGATGCTGCGAGCGGCGCACGCCGTGCCCGGCAAGGGGCCGCGTATCCACGCTGCCATCGTCCAGCGCTCCTCCTACGACGTGGACGCGGGAACGCACGTGTTCATGGATCTCAACGACTTCTGCCGACTGCTCGCACGAGCACGGCAGCACTAGCCGCCGTGCAGCGGTCCGCTCCTCCGCTGCACGGCATCATCCGCCGGATCGTCGCCCGTTGATTGGGTGTCGCGGTCCACGATCCGGCCAACGGCGGCCGACGAGTCCGAATCGTCCCCGGACTCCACGCCGCCACCATCGACCGGCCCCGCACATTCGGGGTTCGGGCCGGTCGATTCGCGGGGCCGCTGGGGCTGACACCAGCGGCCCCGCCCCACATGCCCCCTCGCGTCGGTTGTCTGTCCGTACGCGAGGTTGCGGACCCTGTGCCGCAGGATCGGCGGGCCCGTGAGCCGGGTGTGAACGGGCCCGCCGACCATCACCAACACGTCAGGAGCCGACATGCCCGCCACGCTGCTCGATCTCGCCGCTCGCCAACACGCCGACCTCGACGCCCTCGCGGCGCTGGAACAGTGGGCCGCCGTGCTGCTGCGACTCCCGGCTACGCTGCCCGCATGACGACGAGAGCCCAGCGTGCCGACCGAGCCGAGCGCATCGAGGCTGCTCGCGCCGACCTCGCCGAGCAGGGGATCTCCACGCCGACGGAAGACGCGTACCTCGCTGGGATCGCTCGCGGGCTCACCCTCGCCGACGAGCCCGACGGCGACACTCGCTAGCCTCGCTTGCGCAAAGGGAACCCTTTGCGTAACATCGAGGTGTGAGCAGCCGCACCGCCCGCCCCCTCGCCCTCGCGTACGTCCGTGTCTCGACATCCGAACAGGCCGACGAGGGCGCATCGCTGGCAGCGCAGCGCGCGATGCTCACCGCCGAGGGCGAGCGCCGCGGCTGGGACGTCGAGATCGTCGAGGACGCGGGCAAGAGCGCCAAGAGCCTCAAGGGCCGTGACGGCCTCGCCAGCGCCCTCGACCGCCTCGACCGCGGCGAGGCCGCCTACCTCCTCAGCACTCGCCTGGACCGCGTGTCGCGCTCGGTCGCTGACTTCGCCGGGCTCCTCGACCGCGCAGCACGACGCGGCTGGGGCATGGTGCTCCTCTCCCCGAACATGGACACGTCGGACCCGGCTGGCCGGTTCACGGCAAACGTGCTCGCGAGCGCGGCGCAGTACGAGCGCGAGTTGATCGGAGCCCGCACCCGCGAGGGCATGGCGCAGCGCAAGGCTGAGGGCGTCCACGTGGGCCGCAAGCCCACGCTGAGCGCCGATCTCGTCGAGCGCATCGTCGACATGTACGACGGTGGCACCGGCCTCTCCGCCATCGCCCGCACGCTCACCGCTGAGGGCATCCCCACGGCCCGCGGCGGCGCATCGTGGGCCGCATCGAGCGTGCAGGCCGTGCTCCGCTCCACGACTGCCCAGCGCATTCGCTCCAAGCGCGCGTAGGACGGCCGCAGAGGCCCCCGGGAGGGGCCGGGTAGGGATCCAGCTGGACTCCGATCGCGAGAGACGCATGAGACTGCTCACGGGTCCCATCTGACTAGTCGCGTCGGGCAGCGAGGGCCCTACGTGGCCGGTGGGGCCCCGTCTGCGCTTGCCTCTCGCGCCCGCTCCGCTTCGGCTTCCTCGCGCGCCTGCGCCTTGCCGCCCAGCAGCGTGGCGCTCGACGCCAGGATCGCCTCATAGTGAGCGCGCAGAATGGGTTCGGCGGGGATGGCTTGCTTGAGCAACGCGAGTGCCAGGACATCGCTCGGCGCAGGATCCTCGACCCATTCGGGTAGATACTCCTCGAGCATCGACAGCCGGTTCGCCATCCTCTGCACGAGATCCGGCCCGTCGTGGAAGGTGGTGAGGAGGCCGACAGCGTTGACGAACTGAGAGCCGTGGGGATGGCTCAGTAGGCGCATGTCGCCGAGGATGCTCAACTCCTCAGCGATGGCGTTGGTCGGCGGCTGTTCGCCGCGCCTGTAGCACTCGATACGCTCGGCGATGTTGGCGATGAGCGCACGCGCCGCGTCGTGGCGAGACTGGCGTGCTTCGCGCGCTTCGATCGCATCGCTCCGCTGCTGCTCGACGCTCGCCGTTCGATCTGCTCGCTTGGTGCGCCACCACTCGATGAAGAGGGGCACGATCGCGCTGCCGATGATCGAACCAACGAACGCGAGCAGCGGCACAATCCAGGCGTCACCGCTGCCATCCGCCACCGAGGCCGGTGGGACGGGCTCGGCGGAGGCTGTCGCGAGGCTGGCGAGAGTGCGCATGCGGTCACTGTAGGGGCCCGCCGCTCGCAGTCATCCGAGGGCCAATCGCGAGCGCGGCGGCTCCATGCCCGCGGCAGCGTGGTTCGCTCCGTTTCCGGAGCCACTGCCCGGCGTTTCTCAGCTAGGCATCAGCGTCCCAGCTCTTGCGCCACCTGCCGGGTTAGCCTGCAGCATGCCCAGAACGCCGGCCAGCATCGCCCTTGAGGTCAATCGATCGCAGAAGCGAGTGCGAGAGGTGGCGCGGGAGCTCTATGGCCGACTTTCGGAGGGTGTCTCGCGCTGGGAGTTCGACGATGCGCAGTCGGCGGAGCTCGTTGCCCGTTTCGGACCAGTACAGGGCCCGCGCGAGTGGGTCTTGCAGGTCGGCGATGCAGTGCGGCGCCGAGAGCTGCACTATGCGTACGGCGGTCAGCGCCAGGGCGGGATTTCGACGCCGCGCGGCATCAGGGACATTCTGATCTTCACTGACCCAGTGGCCGGCGCTCGCTACGGCTACGACAAGTTCGAGGGTCTGCGAGAGGACGGCTCGTACTCGTACACGGGCGAGGGGCAGTACGGCGACCAGCCGTTTGTGCGGGGCAACCTCGCGATCAGAGATTCGGCGCGCAACGGTCGCACGATCCGAATGTTTACGACTCGCGGGGTTACGGCCACGTACGTGGGCGCATTCACGACGGGGGATCCCACGTACCGGATCGAGGAGATCCCCGATTTGGACGGCCGGCCACGCGAGGGGATCATCTTCAATCTCGTGCCGCTCGACGCACGGTCGGAGCTTCTGCCGAGCTATGGGGGCGTTGCACCGGCAGAGGTCAGCGTCCTCGACTGGACACCGCCCGAAGCCTCCGACGTAGTGATCTCTCAGGACGAGCCTCAGCACTACGGCGAGCGTGTTGTTTCACGTGTCGAGTTTCAGCTCCAAGCCGACTTCGGTCGCTGGCTCACGAGGGCAGGAACCCTGCCGTCGCGATTGCGGCTACCCGTCGAGTCCGGCGTGATTGAGCCTGACCTGTACGTCGAGTCTCGGGGCTGGGTGGTCGAGGCCAAGAAGTCGACAGCTCGGGCGTACGTGCGCCAGGCGATAGGCCAAGTGCTCGATTACGTGCACAGTGCTCGGGCACTCGGGCTGGAAGCATCACCCGTGATCCTGCTTCCGTCACGCCCGTCCGCTGATCTCACCAGCCTCATTGCGAGCGTTGGAATCAAGCTGGCCTACCGCGACGCCGAGTCGTTTGAGGTTCGCGAACCTATGTAGGCAGGTCTCCGCGAACGATCGCGGCAACTGCCGGCAAGTCGGGGGCGGCCCAGTTGAGGGATCCAATCTCGGCCGCTGGGACCCAAACCAACGCATCGTGATCGGGACCGAGCGTCGGCTCGCCATCGAACTCGACCCGGTAGCAGGCGAGGTCGACGGCTAGCTCCCCGACGAGCGTTGTCGAGCGATCGAGGAGTACCCCGATGTCGGCGCCAACGATCGACAACTCCTCGCGGAGCTCCCGCACGAGCGCGCTTGCATCAGTCTCGCCTGGCTCGACTTTGCCGCCCGGGAACTCCCATAGT harbors:
- a CDS encoding recombinase family protein; protein product: MSSRTARPLALAYVRVSTSEQADEGASLAAQRAMLTAEGERRGWDVEIVEDAGKSAKSLKGRDGLASALDRLDRGEAAYLLSTRLDRVSRSVADFAGLLDRAARRGWGMVLLSPNMDTSDPAGRFTANVLASAAQYERELIGARTREGMAQRKAEGVHVGRKPTLSADLVERIVDMYDGGTGLSAIARTLTAEGIPTARGGASWAASSVQAVLRSTTAQRIRSKRA
- a CDS encoding (deoxy)nucleoside triphosphate pyrophosphohydrolase — protein: MRVVGAVAVRAGKVMACRRSLNRASGGLWEFPGGKVEPGETDASALVRELREELSIVGADIGVLLDRSTTLVGELAVDLACYRVEFDGEPTLGPDHDALVWVPAAEIGSLNWAAPDLPAVAAIVRGDLPT